One stretch of Verrucomicrobiia bacterium DNA includes these proteins:
- a CDS encoding nucleoside-diphosphate kinase: MADQLAYVILTPYTLQKSRTGGIFARLITRTGLELVAARMFAPSQTLIDEYAAHIVSAEDPQDRRIQEWIRDYVARNLAPNPATGRRRRVMVLLFRGEDAVRKVRSVVGNFTQTPRSGETIRDSFGDLILDEHGQARYFEPAVLAAPNGEEAASKLQIWARYAARDGGLLEDVAFHDAPGPIERTLVLIKPDNFRFPSGRPGNVIDFFSRTGLAIVAIKVHRMSVADAVEFYGPVRDILRTRLNESVGHRAAAALEKEFGFRPGPDVAARLGELLGPAFGDHRFEEIVQFMSGLAPSQCPPGRLHEPGTEKCIAIVYEGPEAIRKIRDVLGPTDPSQAPPGSIRREFGSTIMVNAAHASDSAENARREMAIIKLGQENIFQKTVEDFYAGCGSGGASRNGG; the protein is encoded by the coding sequence ATGGCCGACCAACTCGCCTACGTCATCCTCACTCCCTACACCCTCCAGAAATCCCGCACCGGCGGGATTTTTGCCAGATTGATCACCCGCACCGGGCTCGAACTCGTGGCCGCCCGCATGTTCGCCCCCAGCCAGACCCTCATCGACGAATACGCCGCCCACATCGTCTCCGCCGAGGATCCCCAGGACCGCCGCATCCAGGAATGGATCCGCGACTACGTCGCCCGGAACCTCGCCCCCAATCCCGCCACCGGACGCCGCCGTCGCGTCATGGTCCTCCTCTTCCGCGGCGAAGACGCCGTCCGAAAGGTCCGGTCCGTGGTCGGCAACTTCACCCAGACCCCCCGCAGCGGCGAAACCATCCGCGATTCCTTTGGCGACCTGATCCTCGACGAACACGGCCAGGCCCGGTACTTCGAACCCGCCGTCCTCGCCGCCCCCAACGGCGAGGAAGCCGCCTCCAAACTCCAGATCTGGGCCCGCTACGCCGCCCGGGACGGCGGCCTCCTCGAAGACGTCGCCTTCCACGACGCCCCCGGCCCCATCGAACGCACCCTCGTCCTCATCAAGCCCGACAACTTTCGCTTCCCCTCCGGCCGCCCCGGAAACGTCATCGACTTCTTCTCCCGCACCGGCCTCGCCATCGTCGCCATCAAGGTCCACCGCATGAGCGTCGCCGATGCCGTCGAGTTCTACGGGCCCGTCCGTGACATCCTTCGCACCCGCCTCAACGAGTCCGTCGGCCATCGTGCCGCCGCCGCCCTCGAAAAGGAATTCGGCTTCCGCCCCGGCCCGGACGTCGCCGCCCGCCTCGGCGAACTCCTCGGCCCCGCCTTCGGAGACCATCGGTTCGAGGAGATCGTGCAGTTCATGTCCGGCCTCGCCCCCAGTCAGTGCCCGCCCGGGCGCCTGCACGAACCGGGCACCGAGAAATGCATCGCCATCGTTTACGAAGGCCCCGAGGCCATCCGCAAAATCCGCGATGTCCTCGGACCCACCGACCCCTCCCAGGCTCCCCCCGGTTCCATCCGCCGCGAATTCGGCTCGACCATTATGGTCAATGCAGCCCACGCCAGCGACTCCGCCGAAAATGCCCGGCGCGAAATGGCCATCATCAAACTCGGCCAGGAAAACATCTTCCAGAAAACCGTCGAGGACTTCTACGCCGGATGCGGATCGGGCGGCGCATCCCGGAATGGGGGTTGA
- the metH gene encoding methionine synthase, with the protein MSYAETSSHPLCRLLRERIVLLDGAMGTMLQRHPLDEAAFRGARFASWQGKDLKGNNELLVLTQPELIQRIHREYLEAGADIVETNTFSATTIGQHDFLFPRHPMGRKDQAFFDDVVADPVLREIAADMNRAAAQLARQAADQVANETGLPRFVAGAMGPMPVTASISPEVGDAGFRAVRFDQLRQAYREQVEALLEGGVDLLLVETIFDTLNAKAALFAIDEVLSRKSPHDRLPIIISGTITDRSGRTLTGQTPTAFWHSILHAQPLAVGLNCALGPKEMRPFVEELVHAVPAFSCFYPNAGLPDPLSETGFPETPSSLAPQLQDWAENGWLNLVGGCCGTTPDHIRALANAVRRCPPRTPPKVAPALRLSGLEPFTLHSPAPDAPPAPGLSTPPDPDGLPVDADPAGAARTFVNIGERTNVAGSPKFKNLILAGRYEEALAIAKQQVENGAQIIDVCMDEGMLDGVAAMTRFLQLVAAEPDISRVPIMVDSSNWSVLEAGLRCLQGRGIVNSISLKEGEEKFLQQARLIRRYGAAMVVMAFDERGQADSFERRIEVCRRSYDLLTREAGVDPHDIVFDPNVLTVGTGIEDHANYGVDFIRATRWIKEHLPGARVSGGISNISFGFRGNNAVREAMHAAFLYHAIRAGLDMGIVNAGMLEVYEEIPKDLLECVEDVLLNRRPDATERLVALGEDLKRRQTGETADPARTAEAWRAEPVEKRLEHALVKGLDAHIEADAEEARQKLGRPLAVIEGPLMAGMNVVGDLFGAGKMFLPQVVKSARVMKKAVAYLTPFLEAEKRAAEAAGAATRAAGRVLLATVKGDVHDIGKNIVGVVLGCNNYEVIDLGVMVPCDRILDAAREHRVDIVGLSGLITPSLDEMQHVAREMERQGLHLPLLIGGATTSRAHTAVKIAPARNAPVIHVLDASRAVPVVSSLLSDTDRAPFVARVRDEYKQLRSQHAGQRAQLLSIAEARQRAPRFDWTAYTPPTPAFLGCRTVASTPPPGCAPATAPGQAATPIDLSDLVPFIDWSPFFHTWELRGRYPAILDHPRHGEEARKLYADARQLLDRLVTGNLLQARAVYGFFPAARDGDDVVLFADPSRTSERARFRFLRQQAVKEDGKPCWCLADFIAPAQLEGHPGPPDFLGAFAVTVGHGLKDFVEVCKTGHDDYNAIMAEALADRLAEAFAEWLHLQARRDWGYGREEHLTNEDLIEEAYRGIRPAAGYPACPDHTEKGLLWNLLDAERAAGISLTENFAMWPGSSVSGLYFSHPDSKYFAVGKLGRDQIEDLARRKGVPIAESERWLGPWLNYDPA; encoded by the coding sequence ATGAGTTACGCCGAAACGTCCAGCCATCCCCTCTGTCGTCTCCTGCGCGAACGCATCGTCCTGCTCGATGGCGCCATGGGAACCATGCTCCAGCGCCATCCCCTCGACGAAGCGGCATTCCGGGGTGCCCGCTTCGCCTCCTGGCAGGGCAAGGACCTCAAGGGCAATAACGAACTGCTCGTCCTCACCCAGCCCGAGTTGATTCAGCGTATCCATCGCGAGTACCTCGAAGCCGGCGCGGACATCGTCGAAACCAATACCTTCTCGGCCACCACCATCGGCCAGCACGACTTCCTCTTCCCCCGACACCCGATGGGCCGCAAGGACCAGGCCTTCTTCGACGACGTGGTGGCCGATCCCGTCCTCCGTGAGATCGCCGCCGACATGAATCGCGCCGCCGCCCAACTCGCCCGCCAGGCCGCCGACCAGGTCGCCAACGAAACCGGCCTTCCCCGCTTCGTCGCCGGCGCCATGGGCCCCATGCCGGTCACCGCCTCGATCTCGCCCGAAGTCGGTGACGCCGGATTTCGCGCCGTCCGCTTTGACCAACTCCGGCAGGCCTATCGCGAACAGGTCGAGGCCCTCCTCGAAGGCGGCGTGGACCTGCTCCTGGTCGAGACCATCTTCGACACCCTCAACGCCAAAGCAGCCCTCTTCGCCATCGACGAGGTGCTCTCCCGGAAAAGTCCCCATGACCGCCTCCCCATCATCATCTCCGGTACCATTACCGACCGGTCTGGCCGCACCCTGACGGGCCAGACGCCGACGGCCTTCTGGCACTCGATCTTACACGCCCAACCCCTCGCCGTCGGCCTCAACTGCGCCCTCGGTCCAAAGGAGATGCGCCCCTTCGTCGAGGAACTTGTCCACGCGGTCCCCGCCTTCTCCTGCTTCTACCCCAACGCCGGCCTCCCCGACCCACTCTCCGAAACAGGCTTCCCGGAAACGCCGTCCAGTCTCGCCCCCCAACTCCAGGACTGGGCCGAGAACGGCTGGCTCAACCTCGTCGGCGGATGCTGCGGCACCACCCCCGACCACATCCGGGCCCTCGCCAACGCCGTGCGCCGTTGCCCGCCCCGCACCCCCCCAAAGGTCGCCCCCGCGCTCCGACTCAGCGGCCTGGAACCGTTCACCCTCCATTCTCCCGCCCCCGATGCACCCCCGGCCCCCGGCCTGAGCACCCCGCCCGATCCCGACGGCCTCCCCGTCGATGCCGATCCCGCCGGCGCTGCCCGCACCTTCGTTAACATCGGCGAACGCACCAACGTCGCCGGATCCCCCAAGTTCAAAAACCTCATCCTCGCCGGCCGCTACGAGGAGGCTCTCGCCATCGCCAAACAACAGGTCGAAAACGGCGCCCAGATCATCGATGTCTGCATGGATGAGGGCATGCTCGACGGCGTCGCCGCCATGACCCGCTTCCTCCAGTTGGTCGCGGCCGAACCGGACATCAGCCGCGTTCCGATCATGGTCGATTCCTCGAACTGGTCCGTGCTCGAGGCCGGTCTCCGCTGCCTCCAGGGCCGCGGCATCGTCAATTCCATCTCCCTCAAGGAAGGCGAGGAGAAGTTCCTCCAACAGGCCCGCCTCATCCGCCGTTACGGCGCCGCCATGGTGGTCATGGCCTTCGATGAACGGGGCCAGGCCGACTCCTTCGAGCGTCGCATCGAGGTCTGCCGCCGCAGTTACGACCTCCTCACCCGCGAAGCCGGCGTCGATCCCCACGACATCGTCTTCGACCCCAACGTCCTTACCGTCGGCACCGGCATCGAAGACCATGCCAATTACGGCGTGGACTTCATCCGCGCCACCCGCTGGATCAAGGAACACCTCCCCGGCGCCCGCGTCAGCGGTGGCATCTCCAACATCAGCTTCGGCTTCCGCGGCAATAACGCCGTGCGCGAAGCCATGCACGCCGCCTTCCTCTACCACGCCATCCGCGCCGGCCTCGACATGGGCATCGTCAACGCCGGCATGCTCGAGGTGTACGAGGAAATCCCCAAGGACCTCCTCGAATGCGTCGAGGATGTCCTCCTCAATCGCCGCCCCGATGCCACCGAACGTCTCGTCGCCCTCGGCGAAGACCTCAAGCGCCGACAAACCGGCGAGACCGCCGACCCCGCCCGCACCGCCGAAGCCTGGCGTGCCGAACCCGTCGAAAAACGCCTCGAACATGCCCTCGTCAAGGGCCTCGACGCCCACATCGAAGCCGACGCCGAAGAGGCCCGACAGAAACTCGGACGCCCCCTCGCCGTCATCGAAGGTCCCCTCATGGCCGGCATGAACGTCGTCGGCGACCTCTTCGGCGCCGGCAAGATGTTCCTCCCCCAGGTCGTCAAGTCGGCCCGCGTCATGAAAAAAGCCGTCGCCTACCTCACCCCCTTCCTCGAAGCCGAAAAACGGGCCGCTGAGGCCGCCGGGGCCGCCACCCGCGCCGCCGGTCGCGTCCTTCTCGCCACCGTCAAGGGCGACGTCCACGACATCGGCAAAAACATCGTCGGCGTCGTCCTCGGCTGTAACAACTACGAGGTCATCGACCTCGGCGTCATGGTCCCCTGCGACCGCATCCTCGATGCCGCCCGGGAACATCGCGTGGACATCGTCGGCCTCAGCGGCCTCATCACCCCCTCCCTCGACGAAATGCAGCACGTGGCCCGCGAAATGGAGCGGCAGGGCCTCCACCTGCCCCTCCTGATCGGTGGCGCCACCACCAGCCGTGCCCATACCGCCGTCAAAATCGCCCCCGCCCGCAACGCCCCGGTCATCCATGTCCTCGATGCCAGCCGCGCCGTCCCGGTGGTCAGTTCCCTCCTCAGCGACACCGACCGCGCCCCCTTCGTCGCCCGGGTCCGCGACGAGTACAAGCAACTCCGCTCCCAACACGCGGGACAACGCGCCCAACTCCTCTCCATCGCCGAGGCCCGCCAGCGCGCTCCCCGGTTCGACTGGACCGCCTACACCCCGCCCACCCCGGCCTTCCTCGGCTGCCGCACCGTCGCCTCGACGCCACCCCCGGGCTGCGCCCCGGCGACCGCGCCCGGCCAGGCCGCCACCCCAATCGACCTCTCCGACCTCGTCCCCTTCATCGACTGGTCGCCGTTCTTTCACACCTGGGAATTGCGCGGCCGTTACCCAGCCATCCTGGACCACCCCCGGCACGGCGAGGAGGCCCGAAAACTCTACGCCGACGCCCGCCAACTCCTTGACCGCCTCGTCACCGGGAACCTCCTCCAGGCCCGCGCCGTGTACGGCTTCTTCCCCGCCGCTCGCGACGGCGACGACGTGGTCCTCTTCGCCGATCCGTCCCGCACGTCCGAACGCGCCCGGTTCCGCTTCCTCCGTCAGCAGGCCGTCAAGGAGGACGGCAAACCCTGCTGGTGTCTCGCCGATTTCATCGCCCCCGCCCAACTCGAAGGTCACCCCGGACCCCCGGACTTCCTTGGCGCCTTCGCCGTCACCGTCGGCCATGGCCTCAAGGATTTCGTCGAGGTCTGCAAGACCGGTCACGACGACTACAACGCCATCATGGCCGAGGCGCTCGCCGACCGCCTCGCCGAGGCCTTCGCCGAATGGCTCCACCTCCAGGCACGGCGCGACTGGGGCTACGGCCGCGAGGAACACCTCACCAACGAGGACCTGATCGAAGAAGCCTACCGCGGCATCCGCCCCGCCGCCGGCTATCCCGCCTGCCCTGACCACACCGAGAAGGGTCTCCTCTGGAACCTCCTCGACGCCGAACGCGCCGCCGGCATCTCCCTTACCGAGAACTTTGCCATGTGGCCCGGCTCCTCCGTCAGCGGCCTCTACTTCTCCCACCCGGATTCGAAGTACTTCGCCGTCGGCAAACTGGGTCGCGATCAAATCGAGGATCTCGCCCGCCGCAAAGGCGTGCCCATCGCCGAATCTGAACGCTGGCTCGGCCCCTGGCTCAATTACGATCCCGCCTGA
- a CDS encoding rRNA pseudouridine synthase — MGDARINTHGGRVRVDQLLSRYGYASRREGRAWWKAGRVTVDGQPVRDGSERVEVGRVRIDGEGVEGPDGLLVMLNKPQGVVCTRDDREGPTVYDLLPARWLRRNPPVTTVGRLDRDTTGLLLVTDLGEWVHRWTSPRHHVEKCYEVEVHGMLRPEWVELFASGTLRLEGEEGPCLPARLELVSGTEARLHLREGRYHQVKRMFAEVGVEVVRLHRPGFGPYGLEGLPVGEWRLLALPGKAAGGEAGDQAGS; from the coding sequence ATGGGTGACGCACGCATCAATACGCACGGTGGGCGGGTTCGGGTGGATCAACTTCTTTCCCGGTATGGGTATGCGTCGCGTCGTGAGGGGCGGGCGTGGTGGAAGGCGGGGCGTGTGACGGTGGACGGCCAGCCGGTAAGGGACGGATCGGAGCGGGTGGAGGTGGGGCGGGTGCGGATTGACGGGGAGGGGGTGGAGGGGCCGGACGGATTGCTGGTGATGCTGAACAAACCTCAAGGGGTGGTGTGTACGCGAGACGACCGGGAAGGGCCGACGGTTTACGATCTGCTACCGGCGCGGTGGTTGCGCCGGAATCCTCCTGTGACCACGGTGGGACGGTTGGATCGGGACACCACCGGGTTGCTGCTGGTGACAGATCTGGGGGAGTGGGTGCATCGGTGGACGTCACCGAGGCACCATGTGGAGAAGTGCTACGAGGTGGAGGTGCATGGGATGCTGCGACCGGAATGGGTGGAGTTGTTCGCCTCGGGGACGTTGCGCCTGGAGGGGGAGGAGGGTCCGTGTCTTCCAGCGAGGTTGGAACTGGTTTCGGGGACCGAGGCGCGCCTGCACCTTAGGGAGGGCCGGTATCACCAGGTGAAGCGGATGTTTGCGGAGGTCGGGGTGGAGGTGGTGCGACTGCACCGTCCCGGTTTTGGGCCGTACGGACTGGAGGGACTGCCGGTTGGGGAGTGGCGGTTGCTGGCGCTGCCTGGGAAGGCGGCGGGGGGGGAGGCCGGCGATCAGGCGGGATCGTAA
- a CDS encoding imidazoleglycerol-phosphate dehydratase, with protein sequence MQLRRARIRRHTQETRITLNLDMDGRGRSSIRTGIPFFDHMLTLFAKHAVVDLTLRCRGDLEVDMHHTVEDCGIALGQAYLHALGEKRGIRRYGHAFDPQSPLYGDAFVPMDETLARAVIDFCGRPTLVWRGMNNLAARRTTPPDRTQDPSSAFRFGLAREFFQGFTNEARCALHLELLYGDEPHHIVEALFKACARAADLACRLDPRRANDIPSTKGTL encoded by the coding sequence ATGCAACTCCGCCGGGCCCGGATCCGTCGCCACACCCAGGAGACCCGGATCACCCTCAACCTCGATATGGATGGCCGTGGCCGCTCCTCCATCCGCACCGGAATTCCCTTCTTCGACCACATGCTGACCCTCTTCGCCAAGCATGCCGTGGTGGACCTCACCCTGCGCTGCCGGGGCGACCTCGAGGTGGACATGCATCACACCGTCGAGGATTGCGGCATCGCTCTCGGCCAGGCCTATCTCCATGCCTTGGGCGAAAAGCGCGGCATCCGCCGATATGGCCATGCCTTCGATCCCCAGTCGCCCCTCTACGGCGACGCCTTTGTCCCCATGGACGAAACCCTTGCCCGTGCGGTCATTGACTTCTGCGGTCGTCCCACCCTCGTCTGGCGCGGCATGAACAACCTCGCCGCCCGGCGTACCACCCCGCCCGACCGCACCCAGGACCCCTCATCGGCCTTCCGCTTCGGCCTCGCCCGCGAGTTCTTCCAGGGCTTCACCAATGAGGCCCGCTGCGCGCTTCACCTCGAACTGCTTTACGGTGACGAACCTCACCACATCGTCGAGGCCCTCTTCAAAGCCTGCGCCCGCGCCGCCGACCTCGCCTGCCGCCTCGATCCCCGCCGCGCCAACGATATCCCAAGTACCAAGGGAACCCTCTGA
- a CDS encoding RNA polymerase sigma factor: MLGPDNKTAWTDDALVDAAKAGDLEAFEELVARHRDKMYARAFSMVRDEQEALDLSQEAWIRAWKRLGQFAGDSSFTTWLTRITINVCLDHFRKHRRFRVEPHADQKDDPEAWDRLVPPVWPNPTERLEREEIRRRIDEALGKLSEAHRTVLILHEFEGMEYKQIAQVVGISIGTVMSRLFYARRRMATLLPDLGQPGTRR, translated from the coding sequence ATGCTCGGGCCCGACAACAAGACCGCCTGGACGGATGATGCCTTGGTGGACGCTGCCAAGGCTGGCGATTTGGAGGCCTTCGAGGAACTCGTCGCCCGACACCGAGACAAGATGTACGCACGCGCCTTCAGCATGGTCCGAGACGAACAGGAGGCGCTCGACCTCTCTCAGGAAGCCTGGATCCGCGCCTGGAAACGTCTCGGCCAGTTCGCCGGGGATTCCAGTTTCACCACCTGGCTGACGCGCATTACGATCAACGTGTGCTTGGATCACTTCCGAAAACATCGCCGGTTCCGTGTCGAACCGCATGCGGACCAGAAGGATGATCCCGAGGCTTGGGATCGCCTCGTCCCCCCGGTCTGGCCCAATCCCACCGAACGCCTTGAACGCGAGGAAATCCGCCGCCGCATCGATGAAGCCCTCGGCAAACTCTCCGAAGCCCATCGCACCGTCCTCATCCTCCACGAGTTCGAAGGCATGGAATACAAACAAATCGCCCAGGTCGTAGGAATCTCCATCGGCACCGTCATGTCGCGCCTCTTCTATGCCCGGCGCCGCATGGCCACGCTCCTCCCCGACCTTGGCCAACCCGGAACACGACGATGA
- a CDS encoding PQQ-like beta-propeller repeat protein → MSELDQKVPGGRVRIRWWPAVAIVALVVLRVARVLGGEDTPRQQQVMQVGSALIGGVGLLMLWWMFFSRAPGRWRWYGLAGAVVAVGLGVAAFRYEGVTGDLVPILEPRWKPRARAAVMDEGEGGGGGVAGSGTGSAASFPQFLGPERTGELRGVGLDPDWAARAPGLVWRQPVGSGWGGFAVADGLALTQEQDGAFEVVTAREWMSGRLRWEHRVEARYDNPIGGVGPRATPTVHGGRVYAIGATGHLSCLDLASGAVVWGTNVVGAVPMDELEWGVSSSPLVHGDRVIVAPRGRAGVSLVALRADTGAWVWSGGESSAHYSSPRVETLLGVPQILTFTAAAAAAHDPRDGALLWAYAWRGGHPHVADPRAVDDRRVLISSGYGTGSHLVEIERGEGGTWSADRLVWRSIRLRSKFANVLLRGGYVYGLDDGRLVCVDLADGTRRWDGERYGHGQVLLVDEWILVTTESGEVALVEAKPEAFREVARFRALEGKTWNPPALAGDLLLVRNDREAAAFRIPLRP, encoded by the coding sequence ATGAGCGAACTCGATCAGAAGGTGCCGGGCGGGAGGGTCCGCATCCGCTGGTGGCCGGCGGTGGCGATTGTGGCGTTGGTGGTGCTGCGGGTGGCACGGGTCCTGGGCGGCGAGGACACGCCTCGGCAGCAGCAGGTGATGCAGGTGGGGAGCGCGTTGATCGGCGGGGTGGGGTTGTTGATGCTCTGGTGGATGTTTTTTTCGAGGGCACCGGGTCGGTGGCGATGGTATGGGCTGGCGGGGGCGGTGGTGGCGGTGGGATTGGGGGTGGCGGCATTTCGGTATGAGGGGGTGACGGGGGATCTGGTGCCGATTCTGGAACCGCGATGGAAGCCGCGGGCGCGGGCGGCGGTGATGGACGAGGGGGAGGGTGGAGGGGGGGGTGTGGCGGGATCGGGGACGGGTTCCGCGGCATCGTTTCCACAATTCCTGGGGCCGGAGCGGACCGGGGAATTGCGCGGGGTGGGATTGGATCCGGACTGGGCGGCGCGGGCTCCGGGGCTGGTCTGGCGGCAGCCGGTGGGGTCGGGATGGGGTGGTTTTGCGGTGGCGGACGGGCTGGCGTTGACGCAGGAGCAGGACGGTGCGTTTGAGGTGGTGACGGCCCGGGAGTGGATGTCCGGGAGGCTGCGCTGGGAGCATCGGGTGGAGGCCCGGTACGACAATCCGATTGGCGGGGTGGGGCCGAGGGCCACGCCGACGGTGCATGGGGGTCGGGTGTATGCGATCGGGGCGACGGGTCATTTGAGTTGTCTCGATCTGGCGAGCGGCGCGGTGGTGTGGGGGACGAACGTGGTGGGGGCGGTGCCGATGGATGAGCTGGAGTGGGGTGTGAGCAGTTCGCCGCTGGTCCATGGGGATCGGGTGATCGTGGCGCCGCGCGGGAGGGCGGGGGTTTCGCTGGTGGCACTGCGGGCGGACACTGGGGCGTGGGTGTGGTCAGGGGGGGAGTCTTCGGCGCATTACAGTTCGCCACGGGTGGAGACCTTGCTGGGGGTGCCGCAGATCCTGACCTTCACGGCGGCGGCGGCGGCGGCGCACGATCCGCGGGACGGGGCGCTGTTGTGGGCGTACGCGTGGCGCGGGGGACATCCGCATGTGGCGGATCCCCGGGCGGTGGACGACCGGCGGGTCCTGATTTCGAGCGGGTACGGGACCGGTTCCCACCTGGTGGAGATTGAACGCGGCGAGGGTGGGACGTGGTCTGCGGACCGGTTGGTGTGGCGGTCGATCCGGTTGCGGTCGAAGTTCGCCAATGTGCTGCTGCGGGGCGGGTATGTGTACGGGCTGGACGATGGCCGGCTGGTCTGCGTGGACCTGGCGGACGGGACGCGGCGTTGGGATGGGGAACGGTACGGGCACGGACAGGTGTTGCTGGTGGACGAGTGGATTCTGGTGACGACGGAGAGCGGCGAGGTGGCGCTGGTGGAGGCGAAGCCGGAGGCATTTCGGGAGGTGGCGCGGTTCCGGGCGTTGGAGGGCAAGACGTGGAACCCGCCGGCGCTGGCGGGCGACCTGTTGCTGGTGCGCAACGACCGGGAGGCGGCGGCCTTCCGGATCCCCCTGCGGCCATGA
- a CDS encoding aminotransferase class I/II-fold pyridoxal phosphate-dependent enzyme, translating to MQEPRALRLVAPTWVEEGGRRLSYFGGSDYLKMSWHARVRAAGAAAVETMGLSAGASRMTTGNLEVYKELEEALRAFLGIRERVVLTSSGYVAPWVAVQALAGSHDRVLLDARAHGCLVDAARWTGLPIGRFPHRDADGLRGALAEGAGARVLVMTDGLFSQSGEVAPLGAYLEVLPRGATLLVDDAHGVGVLGRRGRGTIEWTGVPAGRVVLTGTLSKALGCYGGWVAGGAGFRRRVLERSALYTGNTPMPPVCAAAALESLWVLAEEGGVRRERLATNMDRMRGVVSGAGDGPGPMFSLAPTGGGGAELGRRLRAAGILPPRMRYPNGPAPEYFRFAISSEHSAGQMANLREVLDSFHRDRG from the coding sequence GTGCAGGAACCGCGTGCGCTTCGGCTGGTCGCCCCGACATGGGTGGAGGAAGGGGGGCGGCGCCTGTCGTACTTCGGGGGGAGCGACTACTTGAAGATGTCCTGGCATGCGCGGGTTCGGGCGGCGGGGGCGGCGGCGGTGGAGACGATGGGGTTGAGCGCGGGGGCTTCGCGGATGACGACCGGGAACCTGGAGGTGTACAAGGAGCTGGAGGAGGCGTTGCGGGCGTTTCTGGGGATTCGGGAGCGGGTGGTGCTGACGTCGTCGGGGTATGTGGCTCCGTGGGTGGCGGTGCAGGCCCTGGCGGGGAGCCATGACCGGGTGCTGCTGGATGCGAGGGCCCATGGGTGCCTGGTGGATGCGGCGCGATGGACGGGGTTGCCGATCGGGCGGTTTCCGCACCGGGACGCGGACGGGTTGAGGGGGGCGCTGGCGGAGGGGGCGGGAGCGAGGGTCCTGGTGATGACCGACGGGTTGTTTTCGCAGAGCGGGGAAGTGGCGCCGCTGGGGGCATATCTGGAGGTGCTGCCGCGCGGGGCGACGCTGCTGGTGGACGACGCGCACGGGGTTGGGGTGCTGGGGCGGCGCGGGCGGGGGACGATCGAGTGGACAGGGGTGCCGGCGGGGCGGGTGGTGTTGACGGGGACGTTGAGCAAGGCGTTGGGGTGTTACGGGGGTTGGGTGGCGGGGGGGGCAGGATTTCGGCGGCGGGTGCTGGAGAGGAGTGCGCTTTACACGGGCAACACGCCGATGCCGCCGGTGTGCGCGGCGGCGGCGTTGGAGAGTCTGTGGGTGCTGGCCGAGGAGGGGGGGGTGCGGCGGGAGCGGTTGGCGACGAACATGGACCGGATGCGAGGGGTGGTTTCGGGGGCGGGTGACGGGCCGGGGCCGATGTTCAGTCTGGCACCGACGGGAGGCGGGGGGGCGGAGTTGGGGCGGCGATTGCGGGCGGCGGGCATTCTGCCACCGCGGATGCGTTATCCGAACGGGCCGGCGCCGGAGTACTTCCGGTTTGCGATTTCGAGCGAGCACAGCGCCGGGCAGATGGCGAACTTGCGGGAGGTGCTGGATTCGTTCCACCGTGACCGGGGATGA